In a genomic window of Streptomyces roseoviridis:
- a CDS encoding sensor histidine kinase, whose amino-acid sequence MRRSKESSAEQQARGNFTPPSRPGFTPVDEPVTPPAPSRKGSSSKLSPRNWRVPTRLNAILLIPVLVGLVMGGFQVKTAIDTWQEAKDAEKTALIVRAASEYSQALLNERDLTAIPLLKAKNAGDRETDEVTQAYAATDAAKLKFDEAAKNLPSGQGLERRLGLFRSAEPKLTELRKVAYTRALDPVNTQRGYTEVQHYLMEFSNELGLGTGNITSYGRTVYAIQLAKAAESLQRSIGTQLLVRPSKKDDVFAQQSVAFNSYNYLEQIALGEYQSGGTEADVERLKKVMAAKATEGSRKMAAAGVELPKDASGSVYGGAAQLIGSAKDADALADLKQQGITAETWMAIATAKFDGYTEVEKELVDKAVTEAADIAGDAQTDAWVNGGIVVIALLAAFILAGMMARQMSRSMSELRTAAFSIAEQRLPMLVDQLSRTEPGRVDTRVQPIPIDSQDEIGEVARAFDQVHREAVRLAAEQAMLRGNVNAIFTNLSRRNQSLIEGQLTLITDLENNEADPDQLENLFKLDHLATRMRRNGENLLVLAGEEPGRRWDQPVPLVDVMRAASSEVEQYERIELAGVPDAEIHGQAVTDLVHLLAELLENATTFSSPQTKVRVTATRLPDGRVMVEIHDKGIGLTAEDFADINHKLANPPTVDAAVSQRMGLFVVGRLADRHGIRVQLRPSGEQAGTTSLVMLPDAITHGGGGEQPVQDDFTVSQIIPQQAQHAFEPQAQPMRTAAELGFDDSRYEQPADDRQLDPVNRSLMREERRAALGAQVQHGDDRPLYGDETDASGQQTYVPQEHQQEYGAEQSAEYPQEYAQDYGQDYPQGQDAYGFPQQGYEQYEQPADGYREQAYAEASYDAGASGHGGYQNGYEPQPHQGDWQQQTGYGDGYAQQFGTESESAQAAPEQDRDRVGFDRPGATPSPSPDAGHALTDAGLPRRGSVAPQAPQTPQAPQSAPPAQSAGPAGNEADGTGDWRSANDERWSRAEKLRDPKAGGVTPSGLPRRVPKANLVEGAAEQTPQGGPQVSRAPEDVRGRLSNLRRGVQQGRSGGTDTNGSGLGPGNTYNQER is encoded by the coding sequence GTGAGGCGAAGCAAGGAAAGCTCCGCAGAGCAGCAGGCGCGGGGCAACTTCACGCCGCCGTCCCGCCCGGGGTTCACGCCCGTGGACGAGCCCGTGACGCCCCCGGCCCCGAGCCGCAAGGGCAGCTCCAGCAAGCTGTCCCCGCGCAACTGGCGCGTGCCCACCAGGCTGAACGCGATCCTCCTCATACCCGTGCTCGTCGGCCTGGTCATGGGCGGCTTCCAGGTGAAGACCGCCATCGACACCTGGCAGGAGGCGAAGGACGCCGAGAAGACGGCGCTCATCGTGCGCGCCGCCTCGGAGTACAGCCAGGCGCTGCTCAACGAGCGTGACCTGACCGCCATCCCGCTGCTCAAGGCCAAGAACGCCGGCGACCGGGAGACCGACGAGGTCACCCAGGCGTACGCCGCCACCGACGCCGCCAAGCTGAAGTTCGACGAGGCGGCCAAGAACCTGCCGAGCGGACAGGGCCTGGAGCGCCGCCTCGGCCTGTTCCGCAGCGCCGAGCCCAAGCTCACGGAGCTGCGCAAGGTCGCCTACACCCGGGCGCTCGACCCGGTGAACACCCAGCGCGGCTACACCGAGGTCCAGCACTACCTGATGGAGTTCTCCAACGAGCTCGGTCTGGGCACCGGCAACATCACCAGCTACGGCCGTACGGTCTACGCGATCCAGCTCGCGAAGGCCGCCGAGTCCCTGCAGCGGTCGATCGGCACCCAGCTGCTGGTCCGTCCCTCCAAGAAGGACGACGTCTTCGCGCAGCAGTCGGTTGCGTTCAACTCGTACAACTACCTGGAGCAGATCGCCCTCGGCGAGTACCAGTCGGGTGGCACCGAGGCCGACGTGGAGCGGCTGAAGAAGGTCATGGCGGCCAAGGCCACCGAGGGCTCCCGGAAGATGGCCGCGGCCGGCGTCGAACTGCCCAAGGACGCCTCCGGCTCCGTCTACGGCGGCGCGGCCCAGCTGATCGGCTCCGCGAAGGACGCCGACGCGCTCGCGGACCTCAAGCAGCAGGGCATCACCGCCGAGACCTGGATGGCCATCGCCACCGCCAAGTTCGACGGCTACACCGAGGTCGAGAAGGAGCTCGTCGACAAGGCCGTGACCGAGGCCGCCGACATCGCCGGCGACGCCCAGACCGACGCCTGGGTCAACGGCGGCATCGTCGTGATCGCCCTGCTCGCCGCCTTCATCCTGGCCGGCATGATGGCCCGCCAGATGAGCCGCTCGATGAGCGAGCTGCGCACCGCGGCCTTCTCCATCGCCGAGCAGCGCCTGCCGATGCTGGTCGACCAGCTCTCCCGCACCGAGCCGGGCCGGGTCGACACCCGCGTGCAGCCCATCCCGATCGACTCCCAGGACGAGATCGGCGAGGTCGCCCGCGCCTTCGACCAGGTGCACCGCGAGGCCGTCCGGCTCGCCGCCGAGCAGGCCATGCTCCGCGGCAACGTCAACGCGATCTTCACCAACCTCTCGCGCCGCAACCAGTCGCTCATCGAGGGCCAGCTGACCCTCATCACCGACCTGGAGAACAACGAGGCCGACCCGGACCAGCTGGAGAACCTCTTCAAGCTGGACCACCTGGCGACCCGTATGCGCCGCAACGGCGAGAACCTCCTCGTCCTCGCCGGCGAGGAGCCCGGCCGCCGCTGGGACCAGCCGGTCCCGCTGGTCGACGTCATGCGCGCCGCCTCCTCCGAGGTGGAGCAGTACGAGCGCATCGAGCTGGCCGGCGTCCCGGACGCCGAGATCCACGGCCAGGCCGTGACCGACCTCGTGCACCTGCTCGCCGAGCTCCTGGAGAACGCCACCACGTTCTCCTCCCCGCAGACCAAGGTCCGGGTCACCGCGACCCGCCTGCCCGACGGCCGCGTCATGGTCGAGATCCACGACAAGGGCATCGGCCTGACCGCCGAGGACTTCGCGGACATCAACCACAAGCTGGCCAACCCGCCGACCGTGGACGCCGCCGTCTCGCAGCGCATGGGCCTGTTCGTGGTCGGCCGCCTCGCCGACCGGCACGGCATCCGGGTCCAGCTGCGCCCCTCGGGCGAGCAGGCCGGCACGACCTCGCTGGTCATGCTGCCGGACGCGATCACGCACGGCGGTGGCGGCGAGCAGCCGGTGCAGGACGACTTCACCGTCTCGCAGATCATCCCGCAGCAGGCACAGCACGCCTTCGAGCCGCAGGCGCAGCCGATGCGGACCGCGGCCGAGCTCGGCTTCGACGACTCGCGCTACGAGCAGCCGGCCGACGACCGCCAGCTGGACCCGGTGAACCGCTCCCTGATGCGCGAGGAGCGCCGGGCGGCCCTCGGGGCCCAGGTGCAGCACGGCGACGACCGCCCGCTGTACGGGGACGAGACGGACGCCTCCGGGCAGCAGACGTACGTACCGCAGGAGCACCAGCAGGAGTACGGCGCGGAGCAGTCCGCCGAGTACCCGCAGGAGTACGCCCAGGACTACGGGCAGGACTACCCGCAGGGCCAGGACGCCTACGGCTTCCCGCAGCAGGGGTACGAGCAGTACGAGCAGCCCGCCGACGGCTACCGCGAGCAGGCATATGCGGAAGCCTCGTACGACGCCGGCGCGAGCGGCCACGGCGGATACCAGAACGGCTACGAACCCCAGCCCCACCAGGGGGACTGGCAGCAGCAGACCGGCTACGGCGACGGCTACGCGCAGCAGTTCGGGACCGAATCGGAATCTGCCCAGGCCGCTCCCGAACAGGACCGTGACCGCGTAGGCTTCGACCGTCCGGGTGCCACGCCGAGTCCCTCCCCGGACGCCGGCCACGCGCTGACCGACGCCGGTCTGCCGCGCCGCGGCAGCGTCGCCCCGCAGGCGCCGCAGACCCCGCAGGCGCCGCAGTCCGCGCCGCCGGCCCAGTCCGCGGGTCCGGCCGGAAACGAAGCCGACGGCACCGGGGACTGGCGCTCCGCCAACGACGAGCGCTGGTCCCGGGCCGAGAAGCTCCGCGACCCGAAGGCGGGCGGGGTCACCCCCTCCGGTCTTCCCCGACGGGTCCCCAAGGCCAACCTGGTCGAAGGGGCCGCGGAGCAGACCCCGCAGGGCGGCCCACAGGTCTCCCGCGCACCGGAGGACGTGCGGGGCAGGTTGAGCAACCTGCGCCGCGGAGTCCAGCAGGGGCGCAGCGGGGGTACGGACACGAACGGATCGGGCCTCGGCCCGGGCAACACCTACAACCAGGAGCGTTAG
- a CDS encoding PP2C family serine/threonine-protein phosphatase has translation MHDISSRGYRHIQDDTPCQDAWDRLETPGGLVLAVADGAGSAPRSGEGAREAVRLAVEAFAPVAAPWQRIGGARLCRERMTEAFREVRSSFLRWCEGPPGPYATTLTVVVAAEGWLGQASVGDGLVLVRAVPVGGPRGGPAGPAESGPYASGTAGPGGGTAAPSYHLLPRAHTGSEYANETVFLGSTTALGRLRVDCVRDDAIDGVLLSTDGLTQALLRRAPAGPPLPHDAFLGHLFDRLGRSDYDHDEEERRLGDFLASDQITRVTGDDKTLLWAIRHDDH, from the coding sequence GTGCACGACATCAGCTCCCGGGGCTACCGGCACATCCAGGACGACACGCCCTGTCAGGACGCCTGGGACCGGCTGGAGACCCCGGGCGGTCTGGTGCTCGCGGTGGCGGACGGGGCGGGCAGCGCGCCCCGGTCCGGCGAGGGCGCGCGGGAGGCGGTACGGCTCGCGGTGGAGGCGTTCGCGCCGGTGGCGGCGCCGTGGCAGCGGATCGGCGGCGCACGGCTGTGCCGGGAGCGGATGACCGAGGCGTTCCGGGAGGTCCGGTCCTCCTTCCTGCGCTGGTGCGAGGGCCCGCCGGGGCCGTACGCGACCACGCTGACGGTGGTGGTGGCCGCCGAAGGCTGGCTGGGGCAGGCCTCGGTCGGCGACGGTCTCGTGCTCGTCCGGGCGGTACCGGTCGGCGGTCCGCGGGGCGGCCCGGCGGGGCCTGCGGAAAGCGGCCCGTACGCGAGCGGAACCGCCGGCCCCGGCGGGGGCACGGCGGCGCCCTCGTACCATCTGCTGCCGCGGGCGCACACCGGCAGCGAGTACGCGAACGAGACCGTCTTCCTCGGCTCCACCACCGCCCTCGGCCGGCTCCGGGTCGACTGCGTCCGCGACGACGCCATCGACGGGGTGCTGCTGTCCACGGACGGTCTGACCCAGGCGCTGCTGCGGCGGGCGCCCGCCGGCCCGCCGCTGCCCCACGACGCCTTCCTCGGCCATCTCTTCGACCGGCTCGGCCGGTCCGACTACGACCACGACGAGGAGGAGCGCCGGCTCGGGGACTTCCTCGCCTCCGACCAGATCACCCGTGTGACCGGGGACGACAAGACTCTCCTGTGGGCGATACGACATGACGACCACTGA
- a CDS encoding acyl-CoA carboxylase subunit epsilon, producing MTTPATASLLRVEKGHAEPEELAAITAVLLARAAATPAEPAHRGRSTAGWRRLERENGFRAPHSWR from the coding sequence GTGACCACGCCCGCCACCGCCAGCCTTCTCCGCGTCGAGAAGGGCCACGCCGAGCCCGAGGAGCTGGCCGCCATCACCGCGGTCCTGCTCGCCCGCGCCGCCGCCACCCCCGCCGAGCCCGCCCACCGCGGCCGCTCGACGGCCGGCTGGCGCCGCCTGGAGCGCGAGAACGGCTTCCGCGCGCCGCACAGCTGGCGCTGA
- a CDS encoding roadblock/LC7 domain-containing protein, with product MSQAAQNLNWLITNFVDNTPGVSHTVVVSADGLLLAMSEGFPRDRADQLAAVASGLTSLTAGASRIFEGGAVNQTVVEMERGFLFIMSISDGSSLAVLAHPESDIGLVGYEMALLVDRAGSVLTPDLRAELQGSLLN from the coding sequence ATGAGCCAGGCGGCGCAGAATCTGAACTGGTTGATCACCAACTTCGTGGACAACACCCCCGGGGTGTCCCACACGGTGGTGGTCTCCGCCGACGGCCTCCTGCTGGCGATGTCCGAGGGGTTCCCCCGGGACCGCGCCGACCAGCTGGCGGCGGTCGCGTCCGGGCTGACCTCGCTGACCGCGGGCGCGTCCCGGATCTTCGAGGGCGGTGCGGTCAACCAGACCGTCGTGGAGATGGAGCGCGGCTTCCTCTTCATCATGTCGATCTCGGACGGCTCCTCGCTGGCCGTGCTCGCCCACCCCGAGTCCGACATCGGTCTCGTGGGCTACGAGATGGCACTGCTCGTCGACCGCGCGGGAAGCGTCCTGACCCCCGACCTGCGGGCGGAACTGCAGGGAAGTCTTCTCAACTAA
- a CDS encoding serine/threonine-protein kinase, producing MGWPDASGTSRAPDGVRRIGRFTIEETLGRGGMGKVYLCRTPAGLRLAVKVIRKDLADDHDIRVRFNREVDALLGVRSPYTLPVYAAETVRPPLWLAARYVEGPTLDAHVRARGPLPERRVAELGAMLAEALSDVHAHGVIHRDLKPTNIILEGGEPRLIDFGIARSAGVTRGLTIPGSPLGTHGYMPREQLQGDEPTPAVDVFALGAVLVFAATGHPPYGHGLPASLRIHQGEPPRLTGVPPSLVDVVAACLSAAPADRPAPEAIMAALHEVAREDSPAPPAPRDAPAPPVLSATPGSPATPAAPGRDPRARTLPVSDPPHHCHVPVPPAAGEGCALRPVAARLLASGMSRPLIRKAVLQHAR from the coding sequence ATGGGCTGGCCGGACGCGTCGGGCACGTCGAGGGCACCGGACGGTGTGCGCCGGATCGGGCGTTTCACGATCGAGGAGACGCTGGGCCGGGGCGGGATGGGCAAGGTCTACCTGTGCCGTACGCCCGCCGGACTCCGGCTCGCGGTCAAGGTGATCCGCAAGGACCTGGCCGACGACCACGACATCCGGGTGCGGTTCAACCGCGAGGTCGACGCCCTGCTCGGGGTGCGCAGCCCGTACACGCTGCCGGTGTACGCGGCCGAGACCGTTCGGCCACCGCTCTGGCTCGCCGCCCGGTACGTGGAGGGGCCCACCCTGGACGCCCACGTCCGCGCCCGGGGGCCGTTGCCCGAGCGGCGGGTCGCGGAGCTGGGGGCGATGCTGGCGGAGGCGCTGTCCGACGTGCACGCCCACGGGGTGATCCACCGGGACCTCAAGCCCACCAACATCATCCTGGAGGGCGGGGAGCCCCGGCTCATCGACTTCGGGATCGCCCGGTCGGCCGGTGTGACCCGCGGCCTGACCATCCCCGGTTCGCCCCTCGGCACGCACGGCTACATGCCGCGCGAACAGCTACAGGGGGACGAACCGACGCCCGCGGTCGACGTGTTCGCGCTCGGCGCCGTCCTGGTGTTCGCGGCCACCGGCCATCCGCCGTACGGCCACGGACTGCCCGCGAGCCTGCGGATCCACCAGGGCGAGCCGCCCCGGCTGACCGGAGTCCCGCCCTCGCTCGTGGACGTCGTGGCCGCCTGTCTGTCGGCCGCGCCGGCCGACCGCCCGGCGCCGGAGGCGATCATGGCGGCGCTCCACGAGGTCGCGCGCGAGGACTCCCCCGCCCCGCCCGCACCACGCGACGCGCCCGCCCCGCCGGTCTTGTCCGCCACGCCCGGCTCGCCCGCGACGCCCGCCGCGCCGGGCCGGGACCCGCGGGCCCGCACCCTCCCCGTGTCCGATCCACCGCACCACTGCCACGTGCCGGTGCCGCCGGCCGCCGGCGAGGGGTGCGCCCTGCGGCCGGTCGCGGCCCGACTGCTCGCCTCGGGGATGTCGCGTCCCCTCATCAGGAAGGCGGTTCTGCAACATGCCCGTTGA
- a CDS encoding DUF742 domain-containing protein, giving the protein MGTPPGGSPYNGFDGHQAPLGDTAQNRFNFPSAPSRQGTQQPYQQQPQPQHPAAGSPSASAAPGRRAGGQGASGGHNPLVRPYAMTGGRTRPRYQLAIEALVSTTADPARLQGQLPEHQRICRLCFEIKSVAEISALLSIPLGVARILVADLAEAGLVAIHQPGGDEAAGGQPDVTLLERVLSGLRKL; this is encoded by the coding sequence GTGGGCACACCCCCGGGCGGAAGCCCTTACAACGGTTTCGACGGGCATCAGGCGCCGCTGGGCGACACCGCGCAGAACCGCTTCAACTTTCCCTCCGCCCCGAGCAGACAGGGCACCCAGCAGCCCTATCAGCAGCAGCCGCAGCCTCAGCACCCGGCCGCCGGCAGCCCGAGCGCGTCCGCCGCGCCGGGCCGCAGAGCGGGCGGTCAGGGCGCCTCGGGCGGGCACAACCCGCTCGTGCGCCCGTACGCGATGACCGGCGGCCGGACCCGGCCGCGTTACCAGCTCGCCATCGAGGCGCTGGTCAGTACGACGGCCGATCCGGCCCGGCTGCAGGGGCAGTTGCCCGAGCACCAGCGGATCTGCCGGCTGTGCTTCGAGATCAAGTCGGTCGCGGAGATCTCGGCACTTCTCTCCATCCCCCTCGGCGTTGCCCGGATTCTCGTCGCCGACCTGGCCGAGGCCGGACTTGTCGCCATCCACCAGCCCGGCGGCGACGAGGCCGCCGGCGGTCAGCCAGACGTGACACTGCTCGAAAGGGTGCTCAGTGGACTTCGCAAGCTCTAG
- a CDS encoding GTP-binding protein produces the protein MDFASSSGGATRSTTSAKIVVAGGFGVGKTTFVGAVSEINPLRTEAVMTSASAGIDDLTHTGDKTTTTVAMDFGRITLDQDLILYLFGTPGQDRFWFMWDDLVRGAIGAVVLVDTRRLADCFPAVDYFENSGLPFVIALNGFDGHQPYTPDEVREALQIGPDTPIITTDARHRADAKSALITLVEHALMARLR, from the coding sequence GTGGACTTCGCAAGCTCTAGCGGCGGCGCGACCCGTTCAACCACCAGCGCGAAGATCGTGGTGGCGGGTGGCTTCGGCGTGGGCAAGACCACATTCGTCGGCGCCGTCTCCGAGATCAACCCGCTGCGAACCGAGGCCGTGATGACGTCCGCGTCCGCGGGCATCGACGACCTCACCCACACGGGCGACAAGACGACGACGACTGTCGCCATGGACTTCGGCCGCATCACCCTGGACCAGGACCTGATCCTGTACCTCTTCGGTACGCCCGGTCAGGACCGCTTCTGGTTCATGTGGGACGACCTGGTCCGCGGTGCCATCGGCGCCGTGGTGCTGGTCGACACCCGGCGTCTCGCCGACTGCTTCCCGGCGGTCGACTACTTCGAGAACTCGGGCCTGCCGTTCGTCATCGCCCTCAACGGCTTCGACGGCCACCAGCCGTACACCCCCGACGAGGTCCGCGAGGCCCTCCAGATCGGTCCCGACACCCCCATCATCACCACCGACGCCCGCCACCGCGCGGACGCCAAGAGCGCGCTCATCACCCTCGTCGAGCACGCCCTCATGGCCCGCCTGCGGTAG
- a CDS encoding protein kinase, with amino-acid sequence MTTTDDSTDGSGLADGLDLTLGDGTRISRTGKALGTGGQGSVWALAERSDLAGKIYDRAPDDAQLRRLAAMLRADPLAGERLAPGQPPMLVWPVQLIEAGGRAIGYGMPLVDLTVQTPLNGVLQKQVRLRRFEGRAHWKFLLGVAANLAYMTAELHHRGFVVGDLSDRNAVVDPRGYVTLLDCDSFAFTDTMTGEFFGCDVFTDDYAAPERHRGEQATRHSDDFALAVLVYQLLTAGNHPFDGAPLNGSAEATRKDNIVAGTSFLVEPARVRVPARLLPPEVQPPAVLRLAREAFGPGLRDPARRPSSARWLQALDEARESVVTCAAVPEHHYGGHLSDCPWCARVGAGQSDPFVDGRAGTRASAQRPGGSTSASRPSSASSSASASSSASTSSSASASTSSATSASGSGSSAPPPRTKPTPTSASKPKPRPAPPSKPRPKPDSDGNGKAQGAPEPAGKTAPQPATNGEMALGCAIFALAAGVVVAVIWGLIVLIQGLLK; translated from the coding sequence ATGACGACCACTGACGACTCCACCGACGGCTCGGGCCTCGCGGACGGCCTCGACCTGACCCTCGGCGACGGCACCCGGATCAGCCGTACGGGCAAGGCGCTCGGCACCGGCGGTCAGGGCAGCGTCTGGGCGCTCGCGGAGCGTTCCGACCTCGCCGGCAAGATCTACGACCGGGCCCCCGACGACGCCCAGCTGCGCCGGCTCGCCGCGATGCTGCGGGCCGACCCGCTGGCCGGCGAGCGGCTCGCCCCCGGACAGCCGCCGATGCTGGTGTGGCCGGTCCAGCTGATCGAGGCGGGCGGACGGGCCATCGGCTACGGGATGCCGCTCGTGGACCTCACGGTGCAGACCCCGCTCAACGGGGTGCTCCAGAAGCAGGTGCGGCTGCGCCGCTTCGAGGGGCGGGCGCACTGGAAGTTCCTGCTCGGGGTCGCGGCCAACCTCGCGTACATGACCGCGGAGCTGCACCACCGCGGTTTCGTGGTGGGCGACCTGTCCGACCGGAACGCCGTCGTCGACCCGCGCGGCTACGTCACGCTCCTGGACTGCGACTCCTTCGCCTTCACGGACACCATGACCGGCGAGTTCTTCGGCTGTGACGTCTTCACCGACGACTACGCGGCGCCGGAGCGGCACCGCGGGGAGCAGGCCACCCGGCACTCGGACGACTTCGCGCTCGCCGTCCTCGTCTACCAGCTGCTCACCGCGGGCAACCACCCCTTCGACGGGGCCCCGCTGAACGGCTCCGCCGAGGCCACCCGCAAGGACAACATCGTGGCCGGCACGTCCTTCCTGGTGGAGCCGGCCCGGGTGCGCGTCCCGGCCCGGCTGCTGCCGCCCGAGGTGCAGCCGCCCGCGGTGCTGCGGCTGGCCCGGGAGGCGTTCGGGCCGGGACTCAGGGATCCGGCCCGGCGGCCTTCGTCGGCGCGGTGGCTCCAGGCCCTGGACGAGGCCCGCGAGTCGGTGGTGACCTGCGCGGCCGTGCCGGAGCACCACTACGGAGGGCACCTGTCCGACTGTCCGTGGTGTGCTCGGGTCGGGGCGGGGCAGTCCGACCCGTTCGTGGACGGCCGGGCCGGGACGAGGGCGTCGGCCCAGCGGCCCGGCGGCTCCACGTCGGCCTCCCGGCCCTCCTCCGCCTCGTCGTCCGCCTCCGCCTCGTCGTCCGCCTCGACCTCGTCGTCCGCCTCCGCCTCGACCTCGTCCGCCACGTCGGCTTCCGGGTCCGGGTCCTCCGCCCCTCCCCCGAGGACCAAGCCCACCCCGACGTCCGCGTCGAAGCCGAAGCCCCGTCCCGCCCCGCCGTCGAAGCCGAGGCCGAAGCCGGACTCGGACGGGAACGGGAAGGCGCAGGGCGCCCCCGAGCCGGCCGGGAAGACCGCCCCCCAGCCCGCCACCAACGGCGAGATGGCGCTCGGCTGTGCGATCTTCGCGCTGGCCGCCGGTGTCGTGGTCGCGGTGATCTGGGGTCTGATCGTGCTGATCCAGGGGCTTCTCAAATAG
- a CDS encoding acyl-CoA carboxylase subunit beta, translating into MTVVDQIPSEPADARGRVAELHELREQARRGPSDRATEAQHAKGKLTARERIELLLDPGSFQEVEQLRRHRASGFGLEARKPYTDGVITGWGTVEGRTVFVYAHDFRIFGGALGEAHATKIHKIMDMAIAAGAPLVSLNDGAGARIQEGVSALAGYGGIFQRNTRASGVIPQISVMLGPCAGGAAYSPALTDFVFMVRETSQMFITGPDVVKAVTGEEITQNGLGGADVHAETSGVAHFAYDDEETCIAEVRYLLSMLPQNNRENPPTVVSEDPADRRSDVLLDLVPADGNRPYDMHKVIEELVDDGDYLEIHERWARNIICALARLDGQVVGIVANQPQTLAGVLDIEASEKAARFVQMCDAFNIPIITLLDVPGFLPGVDQEHGGIIRHGAKLLYAYCNATVPRISLILRKAYGGAYIVMDSQSIGADLTYAWPTNEIAVMGAEGAANVIFRKQIAEAEDPEAMRARMVKEYKAELMHPYYAAERGLVDDVIDPAETREVLIKSLAMLRTKHADLPSRKHGNPPQ; encoded by the coding sequence ATGACCGTTGTGGACCAGATCCCGAGCGAGCCCGCTGACGCCCGTGGCCGTGTGGCCGAGCTGCACGAGCTGCGCGAGCAGGCTCGCCGCGGCCCGAGCGACCGGGCGACCGAGGCCCAGCACGCCAAGGGCAAGCTGACCGCTCGCGAGCGCATCGAGCTGCTCCTCGACCCTGGTTCCTTCCAGGAGGTCGAGCAGCTGCGCCGCCACCGCGCCAGCGGCTTCGGCCTGGAGGCCAGGAAGCCGTACACCGACGGTGTCATCACCGGCTGGGGCACGGTCGAGGGCCGTACGGTCTTCGTCTACGCGCACGACTTCCGGATCTTCGGCGGCGCCCTCGGCGAGGCCCACGCCACCAAGATCCACAAGATCATGGACATGGCCATCGCGGCCGGCGCCCCGCTGGTCTCCCTGAACGACGGCGCCGGCGCCCGCATCCAGGAGGGCGTCTCCGCCCTCGCCGGCTACGGCGGCATCTTCCAGCGCAACACCCGCGCCTCGGGCGTCATCCCGCAGATCTCGGTCATGCTCGGCCCGTGCGCCGGCGGCGCGGCCTACAGCCCCGCCCTCACCGACTTCGTCTTCATGGTCCGCGAGACCTCGCAGATGTTCATCACCGGTCCGGACGTCGTCAAGGCGGTCACCGGCGAGGAGATCACCCAGAACGGCCTCGGCGGCGCCGACGTCCACGCCGAGACCAGCGGCGTCGCGCACTTCGCGTACGACGACGAGGAGACCTGCATCGCCGAGGTGCGCTACCTCCTGTCGATGCTCCCGCAGAACAACCGCGAGAACCCGCCGACCGTCGTCTCCGAGGACCCGGCCGACCGCCGCTCGGACGTCCTGCTCGACCTCGTGCCCGCCGACGGCAACCGCCCGTACGACATGCACAAGGTCATCGAGGAGCTCGTCGACGACGGCGACTACCTGGAGATCCACGAGCGCTGGGCCCGCAACATCATCTGCGCCCTGGCCCGCCTCGACGGCCAGGTGGTCGGCATCGTGGCCAACCAGCCGCAGACGCTCGCCGGCGTCCTGGACATCGAGGCGTCCGAGAAGGCCGCCCGCTTCGTCCAGATGTGCGACGCCTTCAACATCCCGATCATCACCCTTCTGGACGTACCCGGCTTCCTGCCCGGCGTCGACCAGGAGCACGGTGGAATCATCCGCCACGGCGCGAAGCTGCTCTACGCCTACTGCAACGCGACCGTGCCCCGGATCTCGCTGATCCTGCGCAAGGCGTACGGCGGCGCGTACATCGTCATGGACTCCCAGTCCATCGGCGCCGACCTGACCTACGCCTGGCCCACCAACGAAATCGCGGTGATGGGTGCCGAAGGCGCCGCCAACGTCATCTTCCGCAAGCAGATCGCCGAGGCCGAGGACCCCGAGGCCATGCGGGCCCGCATGGTCAAGGAGTACAAGGCCGAGCTGATGCACCCGTACTACGCCGCCGAGCGCGGTCTCGTCGACGACGTCATCGACCCCGCCGAGACCCGCGAGGTGCTGATCAAGTCCCTCGCGATGCTCCGCACCAAGCACGCCGACCTGCCGTCCCGCAAGCACGGCAACCCGCCTCAGTAA